One Pseudocalidococcus azoricus BACA0444 DNA window includes the following coding sequences:
- a CDS encoding DUF433 domain-containing protein, with product MTLGENQDSLIIRTERGLTISGTRITLYDVMDYVIAQYPPKFIQSLFDLTEAQLNAALSYIEANRSEVEAEYRQVPQEAEELRHYYNQKNSEIVSRIASQPPRPGTELAWEKLRSAKIKYTQSMNFLILN from the coding sequence ATTACTCTCGGTGAAAATCAAGATTCATTAATTATTCGGACAGAGCGAGGGCTAACGATCTCAGGCACTCGGATTACCCTTTACGATGTGATGGATTATGTCATAGCTCAGTATCCTCCAAAATTTATCCAATCCTTATTTGATCTAACCGAGGCTCAACTTAACGCGGCACTCTCTTATATCGAGGCAAACCGTTCTGAAGTCGAAGCAGAATATCGGCAAGTCCCCCAAGAAGCAGAAGAACTCCGGCACTATTACAACCAGAAAAACTCTGAAATAGTCTCTCGTATCGCATCACAACCACCCCGGCCTGGAACAGAATTGGCCTGGGAAAAACTACGGTCAGCCAAGATAAAATACACCCAAAGTATGAATTTTCTCATCCTTAACTAA
- a CDS encoding HepT-like ribonuclease domain-containing protein encodes MTQRQIQDYLQDILDAVSAIEQFTDGVRFEDFSQNLEKTFAVSRAIEIIGEAVKQIPHSIRDQYPDILWRDIAGMRDKLIHNYFNTDVEIL; translated from the coding sequence ATGACTCAGCGACAGATCCAGGATTATTTGCAGGATATTTTAGATGCTGTCAGTGCGATTGAGCAATTTACAGATGGCGTTAGATTTGAAGATTTTTCCCAGAACTTAGAAAAGACGTTTGCAGTTTCCAGAGCAATTGAAATTATTGGCGAAGCTGTCAAGCAAATTCCACATTCAATTAGAGACCAATATCCTGATATTCTATGGAGAGACATTGCTGGTATGCGGGATAAACTAATTCATAATTATTTCAATACTGATGTAGAGATACTTTAG
- a CDS encoding nucleotidyltransferase family protein: MKTLVEIMAWLEANKPLLQERYFIKELGIFGSYVRQEQTDASDVDILVEFSQTPSLLKFINLENYLSDHLGVKVDLVHKSGLKPSIGERILKEVIYL, from the coding sequence ATGAAAACATTGGTAGAAATCATGGCCTGGCTAGAAGCAAATAAACCTCTATTGCAAGAACGGTATTTCATTAAAGAGCTTGGGATTTTTGGATCTTATGTCAGGCAGGAGCAAACAGATGCCAGTGATGTAGATATCCTTGTAGAATTTTCCCAAACACCTAGCTTGTTAAAATTTATTAACTTAGAAAATTATCTCAGTGATCATCTAGGGGTCAAAGTAGATTTAGTCCATAAGTCTGGCTTAAAACCTAGCATTGGAGAGCGCATTTTGAAAGAAGTAATTTACCTATGA